Part of the Pseudobdellovibrionaceae bacterium genome is shown below.
ACCACTTGCCTGCGTTTTCTGAATCTTTTGCCGCCAATACTTTAATCACTTTCACACCCCGAGACAGCTCGCCCATGGTCTCGTAGGTCTCAGCAGCCTTGACCAAAGCGTCTTTCGCCTGCTTTGACTCAGGAAATTGTTCGGCAAACCGAACAGCGGCATCGGCTCCACCCCAAAAATCTTCTAATTGAAAATGAATCTGCAATGCATTCCAATAGGCTTTTTCTGCAAGCGTTGATTTAGGGTTTTCTTGTGCAAAATCTTTGTACTGGCTCATCGCCATTTTCAAGTTGCCCGATTCTTCAAGCTGCTGAGCCTGTAAGAAGTAAGACTGTTCGTAGATCTTTCGAAGTTTAGTTATACGATCTTGAGCTAACTTCGCTCCCATTAACTTTTTACTGTAATTCTTAAGACCCTCATAATCTTTTTTCAAATTCAGAATATCCAAATAGAGGTCTTGTGCCTTCATGCCTTTTTCAGTTTTAGCAAACATGTCACCGATGCTTACAAAAATCGGAGCCGCTTCGTCATATCGAGCTTTCTCATAGGCAATAATACCCATCTTGAATTCCACATCAAGACGGTAGTCGCCCTTGGGATGAGAATCTATGTACTTTTTAGCAAACTTTTTAAATAGCACCTCGTCTTCGCCATTCCACTTATCATTTACTGCTTTTTCTAAGCTAACAATGGCACCATATCTTGAATCATGACCGAGTTTTTCTTCTTTGGTGTGCTGTCCAACATGCCAGTATTGCTCACTGGCCATGCGGTATTTTTTACGCTGAAACAGGAGTTCTGCATAAACGAACCGGGCCTCGTGGGCTTCTTTTGAATTGTCATCGTAGCGCAGGTGAATTCGAAACGCGTCTTCCGCCACATCGGCGAATTCAGGGCCGTTGGGATTCTTCTTGTAAATCTTAAGCCACTTTGTCGCGAGCTTTAAACTTGTGCCACTCACCCGGCCAGCACAAAGACCCATTGGAGTGTCTTTAGTAGGTTGCCCGTTTTCATCAATAATTTTCTCTGGCTGTGAATCTAGCCAGCGGCTGCCTTTTTGGCAAACTTCGCCTAACTTTTCCATTTGTCGCACGGCAAGCTTTTGATCTTTCATTTTTTCGTAGTTCCAGATTAATTCTTCATGAATTTCAGGAACACTGGCCGACTTTGGCCGATTATCGATAAAATCTTCTAAAACAATGCGTCGATCAGAATAACGGCTATGTCGGTCGTACAGGGTGGCCAAGCGCAGAATAATGGGAGCCACGTCCAGTTGCCCAGCCTGACTTTGAAAATAACTGAAGGCTTGTTTTGCCGGCAGCACATCTTCGTAAAAGATGGTCATATCCAAAAGCGCTTCTTTTCTTAAATCAAGGCGAGCATCGATATTGTTTTGTTCCACATATCGACCATACTCTACGACCGCCTCAAGCTCTTTAAGGCCATCCATTGGTTGATGGAGGTTGTAGTAAGACCAAGCGGCCTTGTACAAACCATAGGGATACACTCTCGACTGAGGGTATTTTTTGATGGCATTAAAGTGGTCCAATGCAAATTTAAATTTCTGACGATCAAAATTAATTTCACCAATGGCTAAATGACAGTCTGCCACCAGTGGAGAATAACTGTGATCTTTTACAATCGTCCAATATTTTTTCTCGGCTTCTTTCTGCTGGCCGAGCTGCTGGCGGGCAAAGCCATTGTTAAAAATAACTAGATCCATTTTTCTATAGCGAGGAAAACGTCTTTCTATTTTTTCGTATATATCTATGGCTTGCGTGATGAACTTTTTAGATGAAGCCTTTTTTACGAGAGCTGGCGCTGCTTTCACCACCGTGTCAGACTGCCGATTCAGCTCTAAAAAGCGGTCTGTCTTTGATCGACGCATGTAGAGCTCTGCTAAACGAAAATGCAAATCGGGCTCAATGGGTGATCCTTTATATTTTCGAAGAAGCTTCTGAATTTGCTGGACGGCTTTTTTCTCACTAGTTGAAATCAAGACTTCAGCCTGCAGAGCCCTGAGGTCATTTTCTTTTTCATTGCCCTCAACCAGCTTTAATTCCTCAAGACCAGTCTTCACCTTCGGCTTTTCAGCGGCACGCACCTCTCCCCAAATTGAAACCAAAAGCGCTCCTAACAAGACGCCCAGGGTTCGGTTTGTTTTAAGAGTTCGTATCGCGTTCATCATTATATTAACCATTCCTTCTTATTGATTAGCCATCGTCGCAAGCTTCATATCTGCATAACCAGCGAGCGACGACGTATACATCACTTTCTTCAATAATCCGTAATCTAGGCCCTGATCGGCCAACATCACAATTTTTCCGTCAAACTGAAACTCAGTGTTTTGCTCAGCAATGGCTTGTGCCTTTTTTGCTTGTTCATCCAATGCCTGAAACAGTCCTTTAATAAAATCGGGATCGTTCGCCTCTGTCGAGTTCACCTCAAGATGCCCTTCGTTCATGGGGACAATCTTTTTATCATCCACATAGATGCCATCTGTCGCTACCACTAGGCGGACGGCTTCAACCGGGTCCGTATAGCTCGATGAATGAGGAAGTTTTAGTCCTTCATGAGCGGTGACATGAACGGCACTTGTCGAGTAGCTTTTTAACAAAAACACAATCATAATAGTGAACATGTCCACCATAGCTGTGAGCTGAAGAATGAATGTGGATTTGCGATTGTTTCGCTTCATTGTTTCAACAGCGCGTCTCATTTTATCCCTCCACCACGTTGGCAAACACCACGTCAGGAAACATCACATCTGTGGCTACCATTTGTCCTGTGGCTCCATCTTGAATTTGAACTTGCTTAGCTTTATCTTTTATAGTTCTTGCTTCATCTATAACTTTAACGATTTGCTCATAAGAAATGCCCTCTTTTGGAAATAAATCCAGTCGAAAAGTCTTAGGGTATTTTTGTTTCACTACCACCAGGGCTCCCTGCAGACCCGTTAAATCCCACTCTCCGGCCGTTTTTGGCAATTGAGTGCGATTAACCACTCGGCCATCTTCGGAAACCGTGAGTGAAAAGCCCTGAGCCTGGTCCATTTCAAGCTTTACTAATATTTCACGTTCTTTTTTGTTGCGATCTTGCTCGATAGCTTCTTGCACAGCCTGAGGCAATGCCGTTTCAATGATTGTGATCTGCACAAACGCCACGGACAGCAATAACATAGGAATCAGAGTCACCATGAGCGATAACATGGGAGATAAATCCAGCTCAAAGGTGGCTTCCGAATCACTGTTTAAGTTTGCTAAACGTGAATTCTTCATATTAGTTCGCCTTTGCGTTAGGTGCCGGTGGTTCGTTTTTTGATCGACCAGCTATTTCAGACTCGCCAAGGTTTTTAGGAAACGCTACGGCTTGAGCAAATGGCTGGTAGTGTCTTGTTGTCAGTAAATCAACTACTTTAGATGCATGTTCTGAAACCTCTTCGAGCAAGTGATTTTGCCGTGAGTGCAAGAACGAATAAACAACCATCGTAGGAATAGCTACTGATAAACCAAGGGCTGTGGTGTACATCGCCATTGAAATACCTTGAGCCAACACCAATTGCTTTTGGGCAGGGTCAGCATCACCGACAGCGGCAAAGGCCATGATTAGACCAATAATCGTACCCAATAAACCCAGCAGAGTGGATACGTTTGCAATCATAGAAAGGTAACCCAGTCGCTTACCAAGATTAGGTATAATTTCTGATAGAGCAATGTCTAGGCCAGTGTTAATACCTTCATCATCGCGATCCGCTCGCTCTAATACACCCTTTATTGTGTGAGCCAATGGCGATTTGTCGTTAGCAGAACAAAAGGTAATGGCCTCATCAATTTGGTCGTTCATTACCAAACTAGTAAGTTGCTTCATAAACTCTTGTGTTTTAATCGAATAGTCAAAGTACAATACTTTCACCCGTTCGACGATTAGAGCCAGTGATACCACGCCCATCAGAACAATCAGATAGGCTGGAATACCGCCATCCACTATAATAGAACCGATATTTGTCATTTGGTTACCCCCATGTTTTAAATAACCATACTTAAAAAATTGCTGGTTCCACAGCTCAGATAAATCAGGTCAGGAAGCCGTCGCCTATGCGGCGCTCGCGTCGTGCATGGCGTATCCGGGTTGCGGCACGTTAGTGACGCAATCCGAAGACGACATGCGGCCGAAAGCGTCAGCCGCATAGGCGACGGCTTCCTGACCTGATTTATCTGAGCTGTGGAGCTCTGCCATTGAGGGTAAAATCGAATTACATGTACACCCTCAAAGCTTAAACTTCAGTGATCAGCTGTCGCCCATCACTTTTTTTGTTTTCGCTCTTCCGTGTACATGTGCTTTGAGCTGATTATGTCGCCCTAGTGCCGTACTATGCGGCTTCCTGGGTTTTAGCATAATCTTGCAGAAACTTCTGTGTATTCGAACTGATGTTTTTAAACTTCAAACCATACATAAGAGGCGCGTTTTTATCTTTAACACCACCAACAAATTTCTTACTTACAACTTCACAAACCGCATTAAATGGTGGGACACCGTCGCCAGGCTTAAAATGTAAAAATAAGCTCTGACCCGGAACAAGCATGGAGTTGTCCATGATTACACCCGCACCGCCGGCGCTGATTTCTACGGCATGCCCCTTCCACACATTTTTATTATCGTGAACGATAATGGATCCACCAAACTTAGCTCTTCGATGGCGCCGTCGAAAGAATACTTCTTTGATTTCAGGCATCAGTGTATTTTGCAGTTTCTGAATATTGGCTGTCTTAAACGCCTCGATTTCAGCAATTCGCACCCAAGTCTCCAAACCTGAATGCCAGGCAAAATCAAATTCATACACCACTTTTTCTTGTAGCATACGAACAACATCGGGATACGAAAAGGGTCCAAAACGATTCTCTCCCTTTAAAACGTACCAATCATAAAGCATGTATTCGGGCTGGCCGGCCTCGGCCACTTTTTGTTTTAACTCCTGCGGAACATCTTCAGATACGGCACTCACCTCAGGCTGAGCCTTGGGCTTCGGCGGTGCCTTCGGCCGAAACTCAGAAAGTTTTTTCGAAATCACTGCATGCTCAAGAAAAGCTACCCAATCATTAGCCTGCTCATCGAACAAATAGTCCATAGGGCTAAGTTCACTTGAACCTACTTTTTGCACAATTTCATCTATTGAGTACGGACCCTGTTGCTCGCCATTGTGTGATATATAGAACTTCGCCATAGTCTTGACCTTTTAAATTTCGAATCTAAATAATTCTTTACGTTTATCTTCAAGGGGACCATCGGCGGTTTCGCCCCCTGACTTAAGACTGAACTGGGGATTTTTTGGGATATTGACCAATTTTTCTGTGTTTTGCGCAATAATGAGACAACACTTTGAGAAATGTCTTTTTTTTTGTTGAACTAGTAAACGGGATTCATCGAATGCCGCAATCAAAGTGTTACCATAGGCAACATTTTATGTTAGAGGTTTAGGGTGCCACACTCAAAAGAAATACATGCCAAAATCATTGAAGTAGCCCGAAATCGGGCCTCTTCCCCATCACCATTGATCGCCGTCTTTGACCTGGATTCGACTTTATTCAATGTGACTCAGAGAACTCAACGCATCTTGCACGATTTTGCAGGCGATCCAGAAATGCAAAGGCTCTACCCCAATGAATGCGCCCAATTGAAGATCAGCGAAACCGAACATACAGATTGGGGCATACGACAAACACTGGTGCGATCAGGCATTCGCTCTGAGCTGTTGTTTTTTGAGGCCGTGCGCGAGTTCTGGGCAGAACATTTTTTTAGCAATCCCTACCTAGATTGGGACATCCCCTACACCGGGGCCGTTGATTTCACTCGATCAATTTTTGAAGCTGGAGCGCGGATCATGTACCTCACCGGTCGCGACCGGCCCCGAATGGAAACTGGAACGATCACAGGACTCAAAAAATGGAACTTTCCCCTTGTGAACCCAGTTTCAGATTTGATTATGAAACCAGACCGCCACTTAAGAGATGAATC
Proteins encoded:
- a CDS encoding biopolymer transporter ExbD, whose product is MRRAVETMKRNNRKSTFILQLTAMVDMFTIMIVFLLKSYSTSAVHVTAHEGLKLPHSSSYTDPVEAVRLVVATDGIYVDDKKIVPMNEGHLEVNSTEANDPDFIKGLFQALDEQAKKAQAIAEQNTEFQFDGKIVMLADQGLDYGLLKKVMYTSSLAGYADMKLATMANQ
- a CDS encoding biopolymer transporter ExbD, which translates into the protein MKNSRLANLNSDSEATFELDLSPMLSLMVTLIPMLLLSVAFVQITIIETALPQAVQEAIEQDRNKKEREILVKLEMDQAQGFSLTVSEDGRVVNRTQLPKTAGEWDLTGLQGALVVVKQKYPKTFRLDLFPKEGISYEQIVKVIDEARTIKDKAKQVQIQDGATGQMVATDVMFPDVVFANVVEG
- a CDS encoding MotA/TolQ/ExbB proton channel family protein, with translation MTNIGSIIVDGGIPAYLIVLMGVVSLALIVERVKVLYFDYSIKTQEFMKQLTSLVMNDQIDEAITFCSANDKSPLAHTIKGVLERADRDDEGINTGLDIALSEIIPNLGKRLGYLSMIANVSTLLGLLGTIIGLIMAFAAVGDADPAQKQLVLAQGISMAMYTTALGLSVAIPTMVVYSFLHSRQNHLLEEVSEHASKVVDLLTTRHYQPFAQAVAFPKNLGESEIAGRSKNEPPAPNAKAN
- a CDS encoding DUF4339 domain-containing protein, encoding MAKFYISHNGEQQGPYSIDEIVQKVGSSELSPMDYLFDEQANDWVAFLEHAVISKKLSEFRPKAPPKPKAQPEVSAVSEDVPQELKQKVAEAGQPEYMLYDWYVLKGENRFGPFSYPDVVRMLQEKVVYEFDFAWHSGLETWVRIAEIEAFKTANIQKLQNTLMPEIKEVFFRRRHRRAKFGGSIIVHDNKNVWKGHAVEISAGGAGVIMDNSMLVPGQSLFLHFKPGDGVPPFNAVCEVVSKKFVGGVKDKNAPLMYGLKFKNISSNTQKFLQDYAKTQEAA
- a CDS encoding HAD family hydrolase translates to MPHSKEIHAKIIEVARNRASSPSPLIAVFDLDSTLFNVTQRTQRILHDFAGDPEMQRLYPNECAQLKISETEHTDWGIRQTLVRSGIRSELLFFEAVREFWAEHFFSNPYLDWDIPYTGAVDFTRSIFEAGARIMYLTGRDRPRMETGTITGLKKWNFPLVNPVSDLIMKPDRHLRDESFKASELERFCAEDSDVWFFENEPVIINHVRRQCPNVNLVFIDSVHSGREASPADLPVIQMHYTLSD